In the genome of Hyphobacterium sp. CCMP332, one region contains:
- the htpG gene encoding molecular chaperone HtpG → MQEKGTISIHTENIFPIIKKFLYSDHEIFLRELISNAVDATQKIKRLSSLGEYTDDLGDLTIDVKVDKKKKTITVIDRGIGMTAEEIKKYINQIAFSGATEFVEKFKDAADAKEIIGKFGLGFYSSFMVAKKVDIITKSYQKDAEAAKWECEGETDFEISKAEKTERGTEIVLHIADDSEEFLEESRIQGILDKYCKFLPVEIRFGEKENSVEDGKDKDGNPKYKTEKVDNIINNTSPIWTKSPSELKDEDYLAFYKELHPFSEDPLFWIHLNVDYPFNLTGVLYFPKVSNNIELDRNKILLFSRQVFITDEVRDIVPEYLRLLHGVIDSPDIPLNVSRSYLQSDSNVKKINNYITKKVADKLGEIFKNDRKSFEAKFDNIDVFIKYGMISDEKFYEKAKDFALVKDIDDKYHTFDEYRSKIEGSQKDKNDTVVWLYASDLDKQHTYIESAKRKGYDVIQMGGPLDNHFINHIEMKMDKTAIKRVDSDIIDKLIEKDEKLDHVLTEDEQNKVKDIFAKVVPNKNYSVSVESLPEGELPVSITMAEYIRRMKDMQAMGGGGGMAFMGNMPDSYSVQVNGNHKLIQKILKAKTEKTQKNYAKQAMDLALLSQGLLGGKDLSEFVKRSVEIASK, encoded by the coding sequence ATGCAGGAGAAAGGAACAATATCAATACACACGGAAAATATCTTTCCGATTATTAAAAAATTCCTCTATTCGGATCATGAAATATTCTTGAGAGAATTAATCTCAAATGCCGTAGATGCAACACAAAAGATCAAACGCTTATCATCGCTCGGTGAATATACTGACGATTTGGGTGATCTGACCATCGATGTCAAGGTGGATAAAAAGAAAAAGACCATCACCGTGATTGATCGCGGAATTGGTATGACTGCGGAAGAAATAAAAAAATACATCAATCAGATCGCTTTTTCGGGAGCAACTGAATTTGTAGAGAAGTTTAAGGATGCCGCCGATGCAAAGGAAATAATCGGAAAATTTGGTTTGGGTTTCTATTCCTCATTTATGGTGGCCAAAAAAGTCGACATCATTACTAAATCTTATCAAAAAGATGCAGAAGCTGCCAAATGGGAATGCGAAGGAGAAACTGATTTTGAAATCTCTAAGGCAGAGAAAACAGAAAGGGGCACAGAAATCGTTCTTCACATCGCCGATGACTCAGAGGAGTTTCTTGAAGAATCTAGAATTCAGGGCATCCTCGATAAATACTGCAAATTTCTGCCTGTCGAGATAAGATTTGGTGAAAAGGAAAATTCGGTTGAGGATGGAAAAGACAAGGATGGGAATCCTAAATACAAGACCGAAAAGGTGGATAATATTATCAATAACACTTCGCCTATTTGGACCAAATCACCGAGTGAACTAAAAGATGAAGATTACCTGGCCTTTTACAAAGAACTGCATCCATTTTCAGAAGATCCATTATTCTGGATCCATTTAAATGTGGATTATCCCTTTAATCTTACCGGGGTTCTCTATTTCCCGAAAGTGAGCAATAACATCGAACTGGATAGAAACAAAATTCTATTATTTAGCCGTCAGGTGTTTATCACCGATGAAGTGAGGGACATCGTTCCTGAGTATTTGAGATTATTACATGGGGTGATCGACTCTCCGGATATACCTTTGAATGTTTCAAGGAGCTACTTGCAGTCGGACAGCAATGTCAAAAAGATCAATAACTATATCACCAAGAAAGTGGCCGATAAGCTTGGAGAGATCTTTAAAAACGACAGAAAATCCTTTGAAGCTAAATTCGACAATATTGATGTATTCATAAAATACGGAATGATCAGCGATGAAAAATTTTACGAGAAGGCCAAAGACTTTGCCCTGGTAAAAGACATCGATGATAAATATCACACTTTTGATGAATACCGAAGCAAAATTGAAGGCAGTCAGAAAGACAAAAACGATACGGTCGTATGGTTATATGCTTCCGATCTGGATAAGCAGCATACTTATATTGAATCCGCCAAGCGAAAAGGCTACGATGTGATTCAAATGGGAGGGCCTTTGGATAATCATTTTATCAATCACATTGAAATGAAAATGGATAAAACAGCTATTAAGCGAGTGGATTCCGACATCATTGACAAACTAATTGAGAAAGACGAAAAACTGGATCATGTTCTTACTGAAGATGAGCAGAACAAAGTAAAAGACATATTCGCTAAAGTAGTTCCCAACAAGAATTACAGTGTCTCGGTGGAATCGCTTCCGGAAGGTGAATTGCCAGTGAGCATTACCATGGCGGAATACATTCGAAGGATGAAGGACATGCAAGCCATGGGAGGTGGTGGCGGAATGGCCTTTATGGGCAATATGCCCGATAGCTATTCTGTGCAAGTCAATGGCAATCACAAACTAATTCAGAAAATCCTTAAAGCAAAGACTGAAAAAACACAGAAAAACTATGCAAAACAAGCCATGGATTTGGCTTTACTTTCTCAGGGTTTGCTCGGCGGAAAAGACCTGAGTGAATTTGTAAAACGAAGCGTTGAGATAGCGAGTAAGTAA
- a CDS encoding PIN domain-containing protein, whose amino-acid sequence MKVLVDTDVILDVFLDREPFSSHASELLSLGETGKIQIFITAIAISNIYYTLKKRFNHKKIMNQLQNLMDIVEISPADKSVILESIQSSFSDFEDSLQHFSAKNISKVDYIITRNIKDYKFSEIKVFTPEKFLKSHF is encoded by the coding sequence GTGAAGGTTTTAGTGGATACAGATGTAATTCTGGATGTCTTTTTGGATCGTGAACCATTTTCTTCTCATGCCTCAGAGTTGTTAAGCCTTGGTGAAACAGGCAAGATTCAAATCTTTATTACAGCAATAGCGATAAGTAATATTTATTATACTCTAAAAAAAAGATTCAATCATAAAAAGATCATGAATCAACTTCAAAATTTAATGGATATTGTTGAAATAAGTCCAGCTGATAAGTCCGTAATTTTGGAATCTATTCAATCAAGTTTTAGTGATTTTGAAGATTCACTTCAACACTTTAGCGCAAAAAATATATCTAAGGTGGATTACATAATCACCAGAAATATCAAAGACTATAAATTCAGTGAAATCAAAGTATTTACCCCCGAGAAATTCCTGAAATCACATTTCTAA
- the aspS gene encoding aspartate--tRNA ligase, whose translation MYRTNNCGELRKSDEGKKVILSGWVQKTRDKGGMIWIDLRDRYGITQLILEEGKTPKATIETARKLGREYVIQARGEVIERFSKNPDLKTGDIELKVESLSILNASKVPPFTIEKESDGGEELRMKYRYLDLRRAPLQESLRLRHKVMRSTRNYMDSEEFMEIETPVLIKSTPEGARDFVVPSRVHEGEFYALPQSPQTFKQLLMVSGYDKYYQIVKCFRDEDLRADRQPEFTQIDCEMSFVEQEDVLKTFEGLMRAIFKDIKNIELPEFKRMTFAEAMEKYGNDKPDLRFGMEINKLSEVAKGKGFKVFDDAEVVLAINVEGAAEYSRKQLDALTDWVKRPQIGAGGLIYVKCNSDGTFKSSVDKFFDQDELKKWAEKLGAKAGDLILVLSGKEKATRFAMSELRLEMGNQLGLRDKDTFVPLWVIDFPLLEWDEDTQRFYAMHHPFTSPKKEDISLLEKETGKVRANAYDMVINGVELGGGSIRIHDRILQEKLFEILGFSEEEARSQFGFLMDAFEYGAPPHGGIAFGFDRICAMLGGSDSIRDFIAFPKNNAGRDVMINTPSSISNEQLDELHLKIQKSTN comes from the coding sequence ATGTATAGAACAAATAATTGTGGCGAGTTAAGAAAAAGTGATGAAGGCAAAAAGGTAATTTTATCGGGTTGGGTTCAAAAAACACGTGATAAAGGTGGAATGATATGGATAGATCTCAGAGATCGCTATGGCATTACGCAGCTAATTTTAGAAGAAGGGAAAACGCCAAAGGCAACCATTGAAACGGCCAGAAAATTAGGGCGGGAATATGTAATTCAGGCGAGAGGAGAAGTTATAGAGCGATTTTCCAAGAATCCCGATTTGAAAACCGGAGATATAGAGCTAAAGGTTGAGTCTTTGAGTATTTTAAATGCGTCAAAAGTACCGCCTTTTACAATTGAAAAGGAAAGCGATGGGGGAGAAGAGTTGAGAATGAAATACCGATATCTCGATTTGCGAAGAGCACCATTGCAAGAGAGTCTGAGATTGCGCCATAAGGTTATGCGCTCCACAAGAAATTACATGGATTCTGAGGAATTTATGGAAATAGAAACCCCGGTATTGATTAAATCTACACCTGAGGGCGCAAGAGATTTCGTAGTACCTTCTAGAGTTCACGAAGGTGAGTTTTATGCCTTGCCGCAATCGCCGCAAACCTTTAAGCAATTGCTGATGGTAAGTGGCTATGATAAGTATTATCAAATCGTAAAGTGTTTCAGGGATGAAGATTTAAGAGCCGATCGCCAACCTGAGTTTACGCAGATAGACTGCGAAATGTCTTTCGTAGAGCAGGAAGATGTTTTAAAGACATTCGAAGGATTGATGAGAGCCATTTTCAAAGACATTAAGAATATTGAGCTTCCTGAATTTAAACGCATGACTTTTGCTGAAGCAATGGAAAAGTACGGTAATGATAAACCCGATCTGCGTTTCGGAATGGAGATTAATAAGCTTAGTGAAGTCGCAAAAGGAAAAGGATTTAAGGTTTTTGATGATGCAGAAGTTGTATTGGCCATTAATGTTGAGGGGGCAGCGGAATACAGTCGAAAGCAATTGGATGCATTAACCGACTGGGTGAAAAGACCTCAAATTGGTGCCGGTGGATTGATCTATGTCAAATGCAATTCAGACGGTACTTTCAAGTCTAGTGTGGATAAATTTTTCGATCAGGATGAATTAAAAAAATGGGCGGAAAAGCTCGGGGCCAAAGCCGGAGATTTAATCCTGGTGCTATCCGGAAAAGAAAAAGCCACAAGATTTGCCATGTCAGAATTAAGATTGGAAATGGGAAATCAATTGGGCTTAAGAGATAAAGATACCTTTGTTCCATTGTGGGTCATAGATTTTCCATTATTGGAATGGGATGAAGACACACAACGCTTTTATGCCATGCATCACCCATTTACATCTCCCAAAAAGGAGGATATATCCTTACTTGAGAAAGAGACCGGAAAAGTAAGAGCCAATGCCTATGATATGGTTATAAATGGTGTAGAATTGGGTGGAGGTTCAATCAGAATTCACGACAGAATCTTGCAAGAAAAGCTGTTTGAAATTCTGGGTTTTAGCGAAGAAGAGGCCAGGTCTCAATTCGGATTCTTAATGGATGCTTTCGAATATGGAGCACCACCACATGGAGGAATTGCCTTTGGTTTCGACAGAATTTGTGCAATGCTCGGCGGTTCGGATTCGATTCGGGATTTCATCGCATTTCCAAAGAATAATGCCGGTAGGGATGTAATGATAAATACCCCGAGTAGCATTAGCAATGAGCAATTGGATGAGCTCCATTTAAAAATTCAGAAAAGTACAAATTAG
- a CDS encoding NAD(P)/FAD-dependent oxidoreductase has product MKKELSFNIPASNLPRLVIIGGGFAGIELVKHLKKSDFQIVLLDRHNYHTFQPLLYQVATAGLEPDSIAGPIRKLFKKQKNVFFRMATVDQVDHDRKEIHTSIGELRYDYIVFAHGTVTNYFGNDKLKENSFPLKQIPQALDLRSNILQNLEKAVLVNDLSQRQALMNFVIVGGGPTGVEVAGALGELKLHVLPRDFPELDLRSMQIHLVEGTDRLLGGMSEQAGEKAKKYLGKFEVQVWLNKMVKEYDGIEVKFDSGEQILTKNLIWAAGVTGNVLAGIPESSLGKGNRLIVDDYSNVKGLKNAYAIGDISIMQTKDFPEGHPQQAPVAIQQAKNLASNLSKIQRGKTPKRFKYLDRGSMATVGRNRAVVDLKFWKFQGAFAWLIWMFVHLMSIYSVRNRFVTLMNWMWNYFTYDRGARLIIRPFVPNKNKDGKSAELEKL; this is encoded by the coding sequence TTGAAAAAAGAATTATCATTTAATATCCCGGCAAGTAATCTCCCCAGACTTGTAATAATCGGCGGGGGTTTTGCCGGTATAGAACTCGTAAAACATTTAAAGAAAAGTGATTTTCAAATTGTGCTGCTTGACAGACATAATTATCACACATTTCAACCTTTGCTTTATCAGGTGGCAACGGCCGGCCTGGAACCCGATTCTATAGCAGGGCCTATAAGAAAGCTATTTAAAAAACAAAAAAATGTCTTTTTTAGAATGGCAACCGTTGATCAGGTCGACCATGACAGAAAAGAAATTCACACTTCTATCGGAGAACTCCGCTACGATTATATAGTTTTCGCCCATGGTACTGTTACCAATTATTTTGGGAACGATAAATTGAAGGAAAACTCTTTTCCATTAAAGCAAATCCCACAAGCACTGGACTTGCGCAGCAATATTTTACAAAATCTGGAAAAAGCGGTTTTGGTCAATGACCTCAGCCAGAGACAGGCATTGATGAATTTTGTAATCGTCGGCGGAGGGCCTACGGGCGTTGAGGTAGCTGGAGCTTTGGGCGAATTAAAGCTGCACGTACTTCCGAGAGATTTTCCGGAACTCGATTTGAGAAGCATGCAAATACATCTTGTGGAAGGCACCGACAGATTGCTGGGTGGCATGTCTGAACAAGCGGGTGAAAAAGCAAAAAAATATTTGGGCAAATTTGAAGTGCAGGTTTGGCTTAACAAAATGGTAAAGGAATACGATGGAATTGAAGTTAAATTTGACAGCGGTGAGCAGATTTTAACCAAAAATCTGATCTGGGCAGCCGGTGTTACCGGAAATGTACTTGCAGGAATACCTGAAAGCAGTTTGGGTAAAGGGAACAGACTCATTGTCGATGATTATTCAAATGTCAAAGGATTGAAAAATGCCTATGCTATAGGAGATATTTCAATCATGCAAACCAAAGATTTTCCGGAAGGCCATCCGCAGCAGGCGCCGGTAGCTATTCAGCAAGCAAAAAACCTCGCTTCAAATCTCTCTAAAATTCAACGCGGAAAAACCCCCAAACGATTTAAGTACCTGGATCGCGGGTCAATGGCAACTGTTGGAAGGAACAGAGCCGTCGTAGATCTTAAATTTTGGAAATTTCAAGGCGCATTTGCATGGTTAATTTGGATGTTTGTTCATCTTATGTCCATATACTCGGTCAGAAATAGATTTGTGACTTTGATGAACTGGATGTGGAATTATTTTACCTACGACAGAGGTGCGAGATTGATCATCAGGCCATTTGTCCCGAATAAAAACAAGGATGGAAAAAGTGCAGAGTTGGAAAAATTGTAA
- a CDS encoding DUF4836 family protein — translation MLLRTAMKAWINFLTLTVLVIITSCSTKINHEKHIPSNASMVAVLDVRKMTIKAFDMSLLLEENMLEQKQQDKNKKKTVPIEESGIDFLDKSYIIGHVADNEADNYLGFIMPLNDPYKFRDFAISYAIKKPGEGASNVSYVIVGDGAILGWNNESAIYLINQSIKNEAAITSELFRLFTLPETNQMTLQNESFRKAQEESADISVWMDLNRLNKYRNPLGMIIPGQKVSKGIYNAWIDFDKGAMNVRTRYYINEKESEEKRDGALVLKETIDKELLKGIDENKILGSFNLGLNIPLIRNQMKEDGMLDSSQTYLDLMNTNTREILDMLSGDMASVLLENEGETNFFIALGIKDNETCHKIITSLEEIGFIRKVNGFYTLFNQYIIHQGKGRLVFTTDTKLAENLDNSDNSVPNNEFISKLDDNPLVFYLDLKNMPTKSYDKLKTYWKNWPIDSDEIEEMYFAQSSIKNGTSDGEAYVLFKNKDKNSLTIIVKSLKKLSNNIES, via the coding sequence ATGTTATTAAGAACAGCAATGAAAGCCTGGATTAACTTCCTTACCTTAACCGTTTTGGTAATAATTACATCCTGTTCTACAAAAATCAATCACGAAAAACATATCCCCAGCAATGCTTCAATGGTCGCTGTTTTAGATGTGCGAAAAATGACCATCAAAGCATTCGATATGAGCCTTCTTTTAGAAGAAAACATGTTGGAACAAAAGCAGCAGGACAAAAACAAAAAGAAGACCGTGCCCATAGAAGAATCGGGAATCGATTTTCTTGACAAATCCTATATCATTGGTCATGTGGCCGATAATGAAGCAGATAATTACCTCGGGTTTATCATGCCGCTCAATGACCCTTATAAGTTTCGGGATTTTGCTATTTCCTATGCTATAAAGAAACCCGGTGAAGGCGCTTCAAATGTCTCCTATGTTATTGTAGGTGATGGCGCAATATTGGGATGGAACAACGAATCAGCCATTTACTTAATCAATCAATCGATAAAAAATGAAGCTGCAATTACATCGGAACTGTTTCGGCTCTTCACACTTCCCGAAACCAATCAAATGACTTTGCAAAATGAAAGCTTTAGAAAAGCACAGGAAGAAAGTGCGGACATATCCGTTTGGATGGATCTCAATAGGCTGAATAAATATAGAAATCCATTAGGCATGATCATTCCCGGGCAAAAAGTATCCAAGGGAATTTATAACGCCTGGATTGATTTCGATAAAGGAGCCATGAATGTGCGCACCAGATATTACATCAATGAAAAAGAGAGCGAGGAAAAAAGAGATGGCGCGCTTGTCTTAAAAGAAACGATTGATAAGGAACTTCTCAAGGGCATTGATGAAAACAAGATATTAGGCTCTTTCAATCTTGGACTGAATATTCCGCTTATTCGAAATCAAATGAAAGAAGATGGCATGCTCGACAGTTCCCAAACCTATTTGGATTTGATGAATACCAATACCAGAGAAATACTCGACATGCTAAGCGGCGATATGGCTTCGGTACTTTTAGAAAATGAAGGGGAAACAAATTTTTTTATTGCACTGGGCATCAAAGACAATGAAACTTGTCACAAAATCATTACTTCGCTGGAAGAAATTGGCTTTATTAGAAAGGTGAATGGCTTTTATACACTATTCAACCAATACATCATACATCAAGGCAAAGGAAGACTGGTTTTTACCACGGATACAAAACTCGCAGAAAATCTCGATAATTCGGATAATAGCGTGCCCAACAATGAGTTTATTTCAAAGCTGGACGATAATCCCCTCGTATTTTATCTGGATCTTAAAAACATGCCGACAAAAAGTTATGATAAGCTTAAAACTTATTGGAAAAACTGGCCCATCGATTCGGATGAAATTGAGGAAATGTATTTTGCACAATCTTCGATTAAAAATGGAACCTCCGATGGAGAAGCTTATGTACTCTTTAAAAATAAAGACAAAAATAGTCTGACTATTATAGTAAAGTCACTAAAAAAGCTGTCGAACAATATTGAATCCTGA
- a CDS encoding ATP-binding cassette domain-containing protein, which yields MGFRISELKPLFFKENPNSQIWNSHFNLKNQQKYLICAPSGKGKSSFFNMLAAINKDYNGLIEYEGKLLKDVRTDQLSKFRFMDWSLVFQNLALFKDLSLEENLNIRGDSEDCMEWLHQLGLEDKLYQRVGHLSYGERQRLAIIKSLNRPYNFLIMDEPFSHLDAELKKKALQLIERDVKIKNASLIIFDLENDPRYIDYQKLML from the coding sequence ATGGGATTCCGCATCTCAGAATTAAAACCACTATTTTTTAAAGAAAATCCAAACTCCCAGATTTGGAATAGCCATTTTAATCTTAAAAACCAGCAGAAGTATTTGATCTGTGCGCCTTCAGGCAAGGGGAAAAGTTCTTTTTTTAATATGCTTGCCGCAATCAATAAGGATTACAATGGCCTTATTGAATACGAAGGAAAACTTTTAAAAGATGTCAGAACAGATCAACTTTCAAAATTTCGTTTTATGGATTGGTCGCTGGTATTTCAAAACCTGGCTTTGTTTAAGGATCTTAGTTTAGAGGAAAATCTCAATATCAGAGGCGATTCAGAAGATTGCATGGAATGGCTCCATCAACTCGGTCTCGAAGACAAGTTGTATCAAAGAGTTGGACATTTATCCTATGGTGAAAGACAAAGACTTGCCATAATCAAATCCCTAAACCGGCCCTATAATTTTCTAATAATGGATGAACCCTTTAGCCATTTGGATGCTGAATTGAAAAAAAAGGCTTTGCAGTTAATAGAAAGGGATGTGAAAATTAAAAATGCCTCTCTGATCATTTTTGATCTGGAAAATGACCCACGATATATTGACTATCAAAAACTTATGCTTTGA
- a CDS encoding glycosyltransferase family 2 protein, with product MIVDVIIPAYNEQDSVGLVIGDIPKDLVREIIVVNNASNDKTPHRAENAGATVLFEAEKGYGAACLKGMEYIKAKGSIPDVIVFLDADYSDHPEEMPLLLNEIKNGANLVIGSRALGKKEKGSMTIQQIFGNWLATLLMKYIYGIKFTDLGPFRAIKWDALQKIDMKDRNWGWTVEMQVKAGKQNLKCSEIPVTYRRRIGVSKVSGTLKGTLMAGYKIIYTIFKYR from the coding sequence ATGATCGTTGATGTTATTATTCCCGCCTATAATGAGCAGGATTCAGTGGGGCTTGTAATTGGAGATATTCCAAAAGACTTGGTAAGAGAAATTATTGTAGTGAATAATGCTTCGAATGATAAAACTCCTCACCGCGCTGAAAATGCAGGGGCCACAGTTCTTTTTGAAGCCGAGAAAGGCTACGGTGCCGCATGTTTGAAAGGAATGGAATATATAAAAGCAAAAGGGTCAATTCCCGATGTCATTGTGTTTCTGGACGCCGACTATTCCGATCATCCTGAGGAAATGCCTTTGCTTCTGAATGAAATAAAAAATGGTGCCAATCTGGTTATTGGAAGCCGTGCCCTGGGAAAAAAAGAAAAAGGAAGCATGACAATACAGCAGATTTTTGGCAATTGGCTGGCCACCTTGCTGATGAAATACATTTACGGAATAAAATTTACCGATCTTGGTCCTTTTCGAGCAATAAAATGGGACGCCCTGCAAAAAATTGATATGAAAGACAGAAATTGGGGCTGGACTGTTGAAATGCAAGTAAAAGCAGGAAAACAAAATTTGAAATGCAGCGAAATCCCGGTTACTTACAGAAGACGCATTGGTGTTTCTAAAGTCTCCGGCACCTTGAAAGGTACATTGATGGCAGGCTATAAAATTATTTACACAATTTTTAAATACAGATAA
- a CDS encoding glycosyltransferase produces the protein MHLSIIIIYTLCLTVIFVYSLVQLQLIFKYRKSRKTKIMASPWMHLEGKLPFVTVQLPVFNEKYVARRLLDCISKLEYPKDKWEIQVLDDSTDETRTILFQKVLSLEKEGFNITYHHRTDRKGYKAGALKEGLTFAKGEFIALFDADFLPHPSFFKTTLPYFQDENIGMVQTKWGHLNKEYSLLTRLQAFGLNAHFTVEQRGRNEADYFINFNGTAGIWRKNCIIDAGDWKSDTLTEDLDLSYRAQLKGWKFKYLEDVESPAELPVEITSFKSQQFRWTKGAAETAKKLLPKVWSADIGKLHKTHSIFHLLNSTIFICVLVSAILSVPMLWIKHQDPAYKYYFHFASFFLVSLVILAFLYWETMAHEYKSRKSKFKMFFKNFPLFLSVMMGLSLHNSIAAIEGFLGIKTPFVRTPKFDIVGLKAKERENVYVSSGFSFLNIIEILLAAYFVFGIYLGIALEDYALIFYHFMLVLGFGLIVFYTIRHSNVFGK, from the coding sequence TTGCATTTAAGTATTATCATTATTTATACGCTTTGCCTTACCGTAATATTTGTTTACAGTTTGGTGCAATTGCAATTGATCTTTAAATACAGAAAGTCAAGGAAAACCAAAATTATGGCTTCCCCCTGGATGCATCTAGAGGGAAAACTGCCCTTTGTCACGGTTCAGTTGCCCGTATTTAATGAAAAATACGTTGCCCGCCGATTATTGGATTGCATATCAAAACTTGAATACCCAAAAGACAAATGGGAAATTCAGGTTCTTGATGATTCCACCGATGAAACCAGAACGATACTATTTCAAAAAGTGCTTTCGCTGGAAAAAGAAGGTTTTAACATAACCTACCATCACCGCACTGACAGAAAAGGTTACAAAGCCGGAGCGCTAAAAGAAGGATTAACATTCGCCAAAGGTGAATTCATAGCCCTTTTCGATGCCGATTTTTTACCTCATCCTTCTTTTTTCAAAACCACATTGCCTTATTTTCAAGACGAAAATATTGGCATGGTTCAAACCAAGTGGGGGCATCTCAATAAAGAGTATTCTTTGCTGACCCGTCTTCAGGCCTTTGGATTGAATGCCCATTTTACCGTAGAACAAAGAGGAAGAAATGAAGCTGATTATTTTATAAACTTCAACGGAACGGCCGGAATCTGGCGAAAAAATTGCATTATCGACGCTGGTGACTGGAAATCGGATACACTGACCGAAGACCTCGACCTGAGCTATCGCGCTCAGCTCAAAGGATGGAAATTTAAGTATTTGGAAGATGTGGAATCCCCGGCAGAGCTGCCTGTTGAGATCACCTCTTTTAAATCACAGCAATTTCGCTGGACAAAAGGTGCAGCTGAAACGGCTAAAAAGCTCTTACCTAAAGTCTGGTCTGCGGATATAGGCAAATTGCACAAGACCCATTCTATTTTTCATTTGCTAAACAGCACCATATTTATCTGTGTATTGGTTTCTGCCATTTTAAGTGTTCCCATGCTTTGGATAAAACACCAGGACCCTGCTTATAAATACTATTTCCATTTTGCCTCTTTCTTTTTGGTCAGTTTAGTAATTCTGGCATTTTTATATTGGGAAACCATGGCGCATGAATACAAAAGCAGAAAATCAAAATTCAAGATGTTTTTCAAAAATTTCCCGCTGTTTCTCTCGGTTATGATGGGTCTGTCGCTTCACAATTCGATCGCTGCAATTGAAGGTTTTCTGGGAATAAAAACACCATTTGTCAGAACGCCAAAATTTGACATTGTAGGGCTAAAAGCCAAAGAAAGAGAAAATGTATATGTTAGCTCCGGTTTTTCCTTTCTAAATATTATTGAGATCTTACTGGCTGCCTATTTTGTTTTTGGTATTTATTTAGGCATCGCTTTAGAAGACTACGCTTTAATCTTTTATCACTTTATGTTGGTTTTAGGTTTTGGATTGATCGTCTTTTATACTATAAGACACTCCAATGTCTTTGGGAAATAA